The proteins below come from a single Mugil cephalus isolate CIBA_MC_2020 chromosome 7, CIBA_Mcephalus_1.1, whole genome shotgun sequence genomic window:
- the usp33 gene encoding ubiquitin carboxyl-terminal hydrolase 33 isoform X1, with protein MPTASSSDCPHLDCVGEITKEELIQKSHGQCQDCKVGGPNLWACLENGCAYVGCGESHADHSTVHSQETRHNLTVNLTTLRVWCYACGKEVFLERKLGPHSPHANIKPLPSPPPAGQQDNSRAPGSPTSLRVPSNGGCEDLDMETEEEDDLRARGLTGLKNIGNTCYMNAALQALSNCPPLTQFFLECGGLVRTDKKPALCKSYQKLVSDLWHKNRPSYVVPTNLFQGIKAINPMFRGYSQQDSQEFLRCLMDQLHEELKEPLPEPYDQSNGITVDDAPEEDNHSQSDNDFQSCESCGSSERADNEVQGGNVLMDDTNEAEMLIPEQDEIQANREWQKEKNMINDLYRSGVNGVMGGSTVADVDKDVDTTTEVTPIISSQGAIKVQGRTSDCFPDIQMSNNTRPQSPVPMETHIPKMSSSPPKAASGWPSLNPAHKKAVTTFSPPKNKRQKKYRSVISDVFDGTIVSSVQCLTCDRVSVTLENFQDISLPIPGKEDLAKLHSSTHQTSLVKAGSCGEAYAPQGWIAFVMEYIKSWFWGPVVTLQDCLAAFFARDELKGDNMYSCEKCKKLRNGVKFCKMQSLPEILCIHLKRFRHELMFSTKISTHVSFPLDGLDLQPFLAKDSSAQTTNYDLLSVICHHGTASSGHYIAYCRNDANNLWYEFDDQSVTEVSEACVQNAEAYVLFYKKSSEDALKERRRVSGLFNMMEPSLLQFYISRQWLNKFKTFAEPGPISNDDFLCLHGGVPPNKASFIDDLVVMLPQNVWDHLYSRYGGGPAVNHLYVCHTCQIEIEKLEKRRKSELDMFVRLNKAFQEEESPVVIYCISMQWFREWEGFVKGKDNDPPGPIDNSKITVNKSGHLTLKQGADSGQISEETWNFLHSIYGGGPLVTVRPNVSHQEAESSQSEEKIEVETRSV; from the exons ATGCCGACGGCGTCCAGCTCTGACTGCCCCCACCTGGACTGCGTGGGGGAGATCACCAAGGAAGAACTCATCCAGAAATCCCAT GGCCAGTGCCAAGACTGTAAAGTCGGAGGACCAAATTTGTGGGCGTGCTTGGAG AATGGCTGTGCGTACGTGGGCTGCGGAGAATCTCACGCTGACCACAGCACCGTCCACTCACAG GAGACGAGGCACAACCTGACGGTGAACCTGACCACGCTTCGGGTGTGGTGCTACGCCTGTGGCAAGGAGGTCTTCCTGGAGCGCAAGCTGGGCCCCCACTCTCCCCACGCTAACATCAAACCCCTCCCCTCGCCGCCTCCAGCCGGCCAG CAGGATAACAGCAGGGCCCCTGGGAGCCCGACCTCTCTGAGAGTGCCCTCTAATGGAGGCTGCGAAGACCTGGACATGGagaccgaggaggaggacgacctGCGTGCCAGAG GTCTGACGGGTCTGAAGAACATAGGCAACACCTGCTACATGAACGCCGCCCTCCAGGCCCTGTCCAACTG CCCGCCCTTGACACAGTTCTTCCTTGAGTGCGGGGGCCTGGTGAGGACGGACAAGAAGCCCGCCCTCTGCAAAAGCTACCAGAAGCTGGTGTCCGACCTGTGGCACAAGAACAG ACCCTCCTATGTGGTTCCAACCAACTTGTTCCAGGGGATCAAAGCCATAAACCCCATGTTTAGAGGATATTCTCAGCAG GACTCCCAGGAGTTCCTGCGCTGCTTGATGGATCAGCTTCacgaggagctgaaggagcCCCTGCCCGAGCCCTACGACCAGTCCAACGGCATCACAGTGGACGACGCCCCCGAAGAGGACAACCACAGCCAGTCAGACAACGACTTCCAGTCATGTGAGTCCTGTGGCAGCAGCGAGAGGGCTGATAATGAAGTGCAGGGTGGGAATGTGCTGATGGACGACACCAACGAGGCAGAGATGCTGATCCCTGAACAGGATGAGATCCAGGCCAACAGGGAgtggcagaaggagaagaacatGATAAATGACCTTTACCGCTCCGGGGTTAATGGTGTTATGGGTGGGAGCACTGTAGCGGACGTCGACAAAGATGTTGACACCACCACTGAGGTCACGCCCATTATCAGCAGCCAGGGAGCCATCAAGGTTCAAGGAAGAACATCAG ATTGCTTTCCAGAtattcaaatgtcaaacaacACAAGACCACAGAGTCCAGTCCCCATGGAGACACACATTCCGAAAATGTCCAGCAGCCCTCCCAAAGCTGCCTCTGGCTGGCCCAGCCTTAACCCCGCACACAAGAAAG CCGTCACCACGTTCTCTCCACCAAAGAACAAGCGCCAGAAGAAATATCGCAGCGTCATCTCAGATGTGTTTGATGGGACCATTGTCAGCTCAGTTCAGTGCCTCACCTGCGATCGG GTGTCTGTGACCCTGGAGAACTTCCAGGACATCTCGTTGCCCATCCCGGGGAAGGAAGACCTGGCCAAGCTCCACTCGTCCACCCACCAGACCTCCCTGGTAAAAGCTGGCTCTTGTGGGGAAGCTTATGCACCACAAGGGTGGATCGCATTTGTCATGGAGTACATCAAGAG cTGGTTCTGGGGTCCGGTGGTTACGCTACAGGACTGTCTCGCAGCGTTCTTTGCCAGAGATGAACTAAAGG GAGACAACATGTACAGCTGTGAAAAATGCAAGAA aTTACGAAACGGAGTCAAATTTTGTAAAATGCAAAGTTTGCCAGAG ATCCTGTGTATTCACTTGAAGCGCTTCAGACACGAGCTGATGTTCTCCACCAAGATCAGCACCCACGTCTCCTTCCCGCTCGACGGCCTGGACCTGCAGCCTTTCCTGGCCAAAGACAGCTCCGCCCAGACCACCAACTACGACCTGCTGTCAGTCATCTGTCACCACGGCACTGCCAGCA GCGGCCACTACATAGCCTACTGCAGGAATGATGCGAACAATCTGTGGTACGAGTTCGATGACCAGAGCGTGACGGAGGTGTCTGAAGCCTGTGTCCAGAACGCCGAAGCTTATGTGCTCTTTTACAA AAAGAGCAGCGAGGATGCGCTGAAGGAACGCAGGAGGGTGTCGGGCTTATTCAACATGATGGAGCCCAGCCTCCTCCAGTTCTACATCTCTCGCCAGTGGCTCAACAAGTTCAAGACCTTCGCCGAGCCCGGGCCCATCTCCAACGACGACTTCCTGTGTTTGCATGGAG GCGTGCCGCCCAACAAAGCCTCGTTCATCGACGACCTGGTCGTGATGCTGCCGCAGAACGTGTGGGATCACCTCTACAGCAG GTACGGAGGGGGGCCAGCTGTCAACCACCTGTACGTCTGCCACACGTGCCAGATCGAGATCGAGAAACTGGAGAAGCGGCGCAAGTCCGAGCTGGACATGTTTGTCAGG CTGAACAAGGCGttccaggaggaggagtctcCAGTGGTCATATACTGCATCAGCATGCAGTGGTTTCGTGAGTGGGAGGGCTTTGTCAAAGGAAAAGACAACG ATCCGCCGGGACCCATCGATAATTCCAAGATAACAGTAAACAAGAGCGGGCATTTAACACTCAAACAAG
- the usp33 gene encoding ubiquitin carboxyl-terminal hydrolase 33 isoform X2, producing the protein MPTASSSDCPHLDCVGEITKEELIQKSHGQCQDCKVGGPNLWACLENGCAYVGCGESHADHSTVHSQETRHNLTVNLTTLRVWCYACGKEVFLERKLGPHSPHANIKPLPSPPPAGQDNSRAPGSPTSLRVPSNGGCEDLDMETEEEDDLRARGLTGLKNIGNTCYMNAALQALSNCPPLTQFFLECGGLVRTDKKPALCKSYQKLVSDLWHKNRPSYVVPTNLFQGIKAINPMFRGYSQQDSQEFLRCLMDQLHEELKEPLPEPYDQSNGITVDDAPEEDNHSQSDNDFQSCESCGSSERADNEVQGGNVLMDDTNEAEMLIPEQDEIQANREWQKEKNMINDLYRSGVNGVMGGSTVADVDKDVDTTTEVTPIISSQGAIKVQGRTSDCFPDIQMSNNTRPQSPVPMETHIPKMSSSPPKAASGWPSLNPAHKKAVTTFSPPKNKRQKKYRSVISDVFDGTIVSSVQCLTCDRVSVTLENFQDISLPIPGKEDLAKLHSSTHQTSLVKAGSCGEAYAPQGWIAFVMEYIKSWFWGPVVTLQDCLAAFFARDELKGDNMYSCEKCKKLRNGVKFCKMQSLPEILCIHLKRFRHELMFSTKISTHVSFPLDGLDLQPFLAKDSSAQTTNYDLLSVICHHGTASSGHYIAYCRNDANNLWYEFDDQSVTEVSEACVQNAEAYVLFYKKSSEDALKERRRVSGLFNMMEPSLLQFYISRQWLNKFKTFAEPGPISNDDFLCLHGGVPPNKASFIDDLVVMLPQNVWDHLYSRYGGGPAVNHLYVCHTCQIEIEKLEKRRKSELDMFVRLNKAFQEEESPVVIYCISMQWFREWEGFVKGKDNDPPGPIDNSKITVNKSGHLTLKQGADSGQISEETWNFLHSIYGGGPLVTVRPNVSHQEAESSQSEEKIEVETRSV; encoded by the exons ATGCCGACGGCGTCCAGCTCTGACTGCCCCCACCTGGACTGCGTGGGGGAGATCACCAAGGAAGAACTCATCCAGAAATCCCAT GGCCAGTGCCAAGACTGTAAAGTCGGAGGACCAAATTTGTGGGCGTGCTTGGAG AATGGCTGTGCGTACGTGGGCTGCGGAGAATCTCACGCTGACCACAGCACCGTCCACTCACAG GAGACGAGGCACAACCTGACGGTGAACCTGACCACGCTTCGGGTGTGGTGCTACGCCTGTGGCAAGGAGGTCTTCCTGGAGCGCAAGCTGGGCCCCCACTCTCCCCACGCTAACATCAAACCCCTCCCCTCGCCGCCTCCAGCCGGCCAG GATAACAGCAGGGCCCCTGGGAGCCCGACCTCTCTGAGAGTGCCCTCTAATGGAGGCTGCGAAGACCTGGACATGGagaccgaggaggaggacgacctGCGTGCCAGAG GTCTGACGGGTCTGAAGAACATAGGCAACACCTGCTACATGAACGCCGCCCTCCAGGCCCTGTCCAACTG CCCGCCCTTGACACAGTTCTTCCTTGAGTGCGGGGGCCTGGTGAGGACGGACAAGAAGCCCGCCCTCTGCAAAAGCTACCAGAAGCTGGTGTCCGACCTGTGGCACAAGAACAG ACCCTCCTATGTGGTTCCAACCAACTTGTTCCAGGGGATCAAAGCCATAAACCCCATGTTTAGAGGATATTCTCAGCAG GACTCCCAGGAGTTCCTGCGCTGCTTGATGGATCAGCTTCacgaggagctgaaggagcCCCTGCCCGAGCCCTACGACCAGTCCAACGGCATCACAGTGGACGACGCCCCCGAAGAGGACAACCACAGCCAGTCAGACAACGACTTCCAGTCATGTGAGTCCTGTGGCAGCAGCGAGAGGGCTGATAATGAAGTGCAGGGTGGGAATGTGCTGATGGACGACACCAACGAGGCAGAGATGCTGATCCCTGAACAGGATGAGATCCAGGCCAACAGGGAgtggcagaaggagaagaacatGATAAATGACCTTTACCGCTCCGGGGTTAATGGTGTTATGGGTGGGAGCACTGTAGCGGACGTCGACAAAGATGTTGACACCACCACTGAGGTCACGCCCATTATCAGCAGCCAGGGAGCCATCAAGGTTCAAGGAAGAACATCAG ATTGCTTTCCAGAtattcaaatgtcaaacaacACAAGACCACAGAGTCCAGTCCCCATGGAGACACACATTCCGAAAATGTCCAGCAGCCCTCCCAAAGCTGCCTCTGGCTGGCCCAGCCTTAACCCCGCACACAAGAAAG CCGTCACCACGTTCTCTCCACCAAAGAACAAGCGCCAGAAGAAATATCGCAGCGTCATCTCAGATGTGTTTGATGGGACCATTGTCAGCTCAGTTCAGTGCCTCACCTGCGATCGG GTGTCTGTGACCCTGGAGAACTTCCAGGACATCTCGTTGCCCATCCCGGGGAAGGAAGACCTGGCCAAGCTCCACTCGTCCACCCACCAGACCTCCCTGGTAAAAGCTGGCTCTTGTGGGGAAGCTTATGCACCACAAGGGTGGATCGCATTTGTCATGGAGTACATCAAGAG cTGGTTCTGGGGTCCGGTGGTTACGCTACAGGACTGTCTCGCAGCGTTCTTTGCCAGAGATGAACTAAAGG GAGACAACATGTACAGCTGTGAAAAATGCAAGAA aTTACGAAACGGAGTCAAATTTTGTAAAATGCAAAGTTTGCCAGAG ATCCTGTGTATTCACTTGAAGCGCTTCAGACACGAGCTGATGTTCTCCACCAAGATCAGCACCCACGTCTCCTTCCCGCTCGACGGCCTGGACCTGCAGCCTTTCCTGGCCAAAGACAGCTCCGCCCAGACCACCAACTACGACCTGCTGTCAGTCATCTGTCACCACGGCACTGCCAGCA GCGGCCACTACATAGCCTACTGCAGGAATGATGCGAACAATCTGTGGTACGAGTTCGATGACCAGAGCGTGACGGAGGTGTCTGAAGCCTGTGTCCAGAACGCCGAAGCTTATGTGCTCTTTTACAA AAAGAGCAGCGAGGATGCGCTGAAGGAACGCAGGAGGGTGTCGGGCTTATTCAACATGATGGAGCCCAGCCTCCTCCAGTTCTACATCTCTCGCCAGTGGCTCAACAAGTTCAAGACCTTCGCCGAGCCCGGGCCCATCTCCAACGACGACTTCCTGTGTTTGCATGGAG GCGTGCCGCCCAACAAAGCCTCGTTCATCGACGACCTGGTCGTGATGCTGCCGCAGAACGTGTGGGATCACCTCTACAGCAG GTACGGAGGGGGGCCAGCTGTCAACCACCTGTACGTCTGCCACACGTGCCAGATCGAGATCGAGAAACTGGAGAAGCGGCGCAAGTCCGAGCTGGACATGTTTGTCAGG CTGAACAAGGCGttccaggaggaggagtctcCAGTGGTCATATACTGCATCAGCATGCAGTGGTTTCGTGAGTGGGAGGGCTTTGTCAAAGGAAAAGACAACG ATCCGCCGGGACCCATCGATAATTCCAAGATAACAGTAAACAAGAGCGGGCATTTAACACTCAAACAAG